One stretch of Brevibacillus laterosporus DNA includes these proteins:
- a CDS encoding FAD-binding protein, which produces MRAVAMQPWKNWAGLSASTPQQVVYPSSMEEVVQVVKEASQQRKTIRVVGSGHSFTALVETDQILLSLDDLQGVIETNDNEQTATVWAGTKLKLLGESLHKRGYSQENLGDVNVQSIGGAIGTGTHGTGIRFGSISTQVIGLTVVTARGDVLECSETHRPELFRALQVSLGSLGIIVKVKLRVLPAYNIHYKSKRMNLNDCLNRLTEFNESHRHFEFYWFVHTDTVQVKFMQTTQKPASKNSAWNHFNKVVIENGLFWILSEVCRLFPQLCAPVSKLSAKAVPIIEEVGASHELFATPRWVRFSEMEYSVPADKMNEVIKEIEACIKEHRFAVHFPIECRYVKGDDIWLSPAYKRDSAFIAVHMYKGMPYKSYFQAMERIFLKYDGRPHWGKLHELTAADLQDRFPMWTQFLAIREQMDPTGLFLNPYLSRLFGVQ; this is translated from the coding sequence ATGAGAGCAGTGGCAATGCAACCATGGAAGAATTGGGCGGGGCTTTCTGCTAGCACGCCACAACAAGTGGTCTATCCATCCAGTATGGAGGAAGTAGTGCAAGTTGTAAAAGAAGCCAGTCAACAGAGGAAAACCATTCGTGTAGTTGGTTCTGGACATTCTTTTACTGCGCTCGTAGAAACAGATCAAATTCTCTTGTCACTAGATGATTTACAGGGGGTTATAGAAACCAATGATAATGAGCAGACAGCCACTGTTTGGGCCGGAACAAAGCTGAAGCTTTTGGGAGAATCTTTACACAAACGAGGCTATTCTCAGGAGAATTTGGGGGATGTTAATGTCCAATCCATTGGAGGAGCTATTGGGACAGGAACGCATGGTACTGGTATTCGATTTGGGAGTATCTCTACGCAAGTAATAGGGTTGACTGTAGTAACTGCCCGAGGCGATGTACTGGAATGCTCGGAAACACATCGTCCTGAACTCTTCCGCGCGTTGCAAGTCTCTCTTGGATCACTTGGGATCATTGTCAAAGTGAAGCTACGTGTACTGCCAGCTTACAATATTCATTATAAGAGCAAGCGTATGAATTTAAACGATTGTTTAAACCGATTGACAGAGTTTAATGAGAGCCATCGTCATTTTGAGTTTTACTGGTTTGTCCACACTGATACGGTGCAAGTGAAATTTATGCAAACTACTCAAAAGCCAGCTTCCAAAAATAGCGCATGGAATCATTTTAATAAAGTAGTTATTGAAAATGGTTTGTTCTGGATTCTATCCGAGGTGTGTCGACTATTTCCTCAATTGTGTGCCCCGGTAAGTAAACTTTCTGCAAAAGCAGTTCCTATTATAGAGGAGGTGGGAGCAAGTCACGAGTTGTTTGCTACACCGCGCTGGGTTCGATTTAGTGAGATGGAGTACAGTGTGCCTGCTGATAAGATGAACGAGGTAATCAAAGAGATCGAGGCATGTATAAAAGAACATCGATTTGCTGTCCATTTTCCTATTGAATGCCGTTATGTAAAAGGGGATGATATCTGGCTCAGCCCTGCTTACAAGCGAGATTCCGCGTTTATTGCCGTGCATATGTACAAAGGTATGCCCTATAAGTCTTATTTTCAAGCAATGGAACGCATTTTTCTAAAATATGATGGGAGACCACATTGGGGCAAATTACATGAATTAACGGCAGCGGATTTACAAGATCGATTTCCGATGTGGACTCAATTTCTAGCTATTCGTGAACAGATGGACCCCACTGGATTATTTCTTAACCCATACTTGTCCCGATTATTTGGAGTACAGTAG
- a CDS encoding dicarboxylate/amino acid:cation symporter: protein MKILKNLTVQVITGVILGIIVGFIFPEFGAKLKVLADVFIKMIKMVIPPIVFFTIVHGIASMGDMKKVGRIGGKALLYFEIVTTLALTIGIIVVNFVKPGVGIDTSNAAGADISKYTSSASESSSFLDFIINIVPDNVVGAMAKGELLPILFFAVLFGISLTAMGSQAKPVLQLFEKLTQGFFGVVNMIMRLSPIAAFGAMAYTIGQFGIKSLINLGLLMGSVYLTMFCFIIVVLGLIARAYKFNIFSFIRYIKEEILLVVGTSSSESALPGMMRKLEAYGCSKSVVGLVIPTGYSFNLDGTSIYLSMGAIFIAQAYGIDLTIWQEITLLAVLMLTSKGAAGVTGSGLITLAATLAAFPMIPVEGIALLIGVDRFMSEARAVTNLIGNGVATIVVSKSEKEFHPNISKNSEATIAS from the coding sequence ATGAAAATATTGAAAAATTTGACGGTACAAGTAATCACAGGTGTTATTTTAGGTATTATAGTTGGGTTTATCTTCCCTGAATTCGGAGCTAAACTAAAAGTGTTAGCTGACGTCTTTATCAAAATGATTAAAATGGTTATTCCACCAATTGTTTTCTTCACAATTGTTCACGGTATCGCTAGTATGGGAGACATGAAAAAGGTTGGTAGAATAGGCGGAAAAGCCTTGCTCTACTTTGAAATTGTAACTACATTAGCATTAACAATCGGAATTATTGTTGTTAATTTTGTAAAGCCAGGTGTAGGAATTGATACATCGAATGCTGCTGGTGCAGATATTTCTAAATACACCTCATCTGCATCGGAAAGTAGCAGCTTCCTGGACTTTATCATCAATATCGTTCCTGACAACGTGGTAGGTGCGATGGCAAAAGGCGAATTACTCCCGATCCTGTTCTTCGCTGTCCTATTCGGTATTTCACTCACCGCAATGGGGTCACAAGCGAAACCCGTTCTCCAATTATTTGAAAAGCTAACCCAGGGATTCTTCGGTGTTGTTAACATGATCATGCGTCTATCTCCAATTGCAGCTTTTGGGGCCATGGCCTACACGATCGGTCAGTTTGGAATTAAATCATTGATTAACCTGGGTCTTCTGATGGGTTCCGTTTACCTGACCATGTTCTGCTTCATCATTGTAGTGTTAGGTCTTATCGCAAGAGCTTACAAATTTAACATCTTCTCCTTTATCCGCTACATTAAAGAAGAAATTTTATTGGTTGTAGGTACCTCGTCCTCTGAATCCGCTCTGCCTGGCATGATGCGCAAACTAGAAGCTTATGGTTGCTCCAAGTCAGTAGTAGGTCTGGTTATCCCAACCGGTTACTCCTTTAACTTAGATGGTACCTCCATCTACTTGTCCATGGGCGCCATCTTTATCGCTCAAGCGTATGGTATTGATTTAACGATCTGGCAAGAAATTACCTTATTAGCCGTCCTTATGCTTACTTCTAAAGGCGCTGCAGGTGTAACCGGTTCTGGTTTGATTACGCTAGCTGCCACATTAGCTGCTTTCCCCATGATTCCAGTTGAAGGAATCGCGCTATTAATCGGGGTAGACCGCTTCATGTCTGAAGCTCGTGCTGTGACTAATCTAATTGGTAACGGTGTTGCTACTATAGTGGTTTCCAAATCGGAAAAAGAGTTTCATCCAAACATCTCAAAAAATTCTGAAGCTACTATTGCTTCGTAA
- a CDS encoding MarR family transcriptional regulator, giving the protein MPNTDMLDQKIDRLLELVSSTTKKIRMEIMVHKDLGLTGPQFHTLYLISKEGTCKTTRLAELLEVKPSAMTVMIDRLVHNGFVARCNDEKDRRAVLVSVTEVGKQALDKGKAKAKEVLHRYFSHLNQEEITFLVDIYEKLNSVQIANKANEQKSK; this is encoded by the coding sequence ATGCCCAACACGGATATGCTTGATCAAAAAATTGATCGTTTACTTGAATTGGTAAGTAGTACAACTAAGAAAATTCGAATGGAGATTATGGTACACAAGGATTTAGGTTTAACGGGTCCGCAATTTCATACGTTGTACTTGATTTCAAAAGAAGGTACCTGTAAAACTACGAGGCTAGCCGAGCTACTGGAAGTAAAACCAAGTGCTATGACAGTAATGATTGATCGATTGGTTCATAACGGTTTCGTAGCTCGTTGTAATGACGAGAAGGATCGCAGGGCTGTATTAGTGTCTGTAACGGAAGTAGGGAAGCAGGCGCTTGATAAGGGGAAAGCAAAAGCGAAAGAAGTGCTACATCGTTATTTCTCGCATTTAAATCAAGAGGAGATCACATTCCTGGTAGATATTTACGAAAAGCTAAACAGCGTTCAAATCGCTAACAAAGCAAATGAACAAAAAAGCAAATAA
- a CDS encoding DHA2 family efflux MFS transporter permease subunit → MGEQMTIATKQQPSSQSRGLLITGLIIAMLFAALDGTIVGTAMPRIVGELGGLGVMTWLTTAYMLTSTTMVPIAGKLADLLGRKVVYITGLIIFMVGSVLCGFTDSMTQLIVYRGLQGIGGGIMMPMALIIIGDLFTGKERAKWQGVFGALYGLSSVIGPPVGGYIVDALNWRWVFYINLPIGIIATIFIAMGLKKHKVTGPIKIDFAGITTMIIGVVSMLLALTFGGKEYAWFSWQVIGLMTVSIVAIASFIRIEKKTEEPILPVNLFANKIFSSLNGVGFLMSVGMFGAIMFVPLFMQGVVGISPSESGAIMTPMMLTMILTSVVGSRMVYRWGVKKQILVGMIIMATGFGFLTSMGIDTTKLTATSFMMVIGLGMGLVMPIITLALQESFPKSQLGVVTSSSQFFRSIGGTFGVTILGSVMNAKSASLLTDYLLPLLHKLPSQAKGMVDQIAMEIHTNPQGLYSMLFSPEAMQKVPESVRDQLIPVLKHSMVESLHVVFMVSFGIVLVGAILTLWLPHIPLGSARKVTQENSVNESPPVMEK, encoded by the coding sequence ATGGGAGAACAAATGACGATTGCAACAAAACAACAACCTAGCTCCCAAAGCCGAGGCTTGTTGATTACGGGACTCATTATTGCCATGCTGTTTGCGGCGTTAGACGGAACTATTGTAGGAACGGCGATGCCGCGCATTGTTGGGGAATTGGGCGGTTTGGGAGTCATGACTTGGCTTACTACTGCCTATATGTTAACCTCGACAACCATGGTGCCTATTGCAGGTAAACTGGCAGACCTACTTGGTCGAAAAGTTGTCTATATAACTGGTTTAATCATCTTTATGGTCGGTTCTGTGCTGTGTGGTTTCACAGACAGTATGACCCAATTAATCGTGTATCGTGGTTTGCAAGGTATTGGTGGCGGAATTATGATGCCTATGGCGTTAATCATCATCGGTGATTTATTTACTGGGAAAGAACGGGCGAAATGGCAAGGGGTGTTCGGCGCTCTCTATGGGCTATCTTCCGTCATTGGGCCTCCTGTGGGTGGCTATATCGTAGATGCCTTGAATTGGCGTTGGGTGTTTTACATTAACTTGCCTATCGGGATTATCGCAACCATTTTTATTGCCATGGGATTAAAAAAACACAAGGTAACGGGCCCAATCAAAATTGACTTTGCCGGCATTACTACGATGATCATCGGTGTGGTCAGCATGTTGCTGGCTTTGACGTTTGGTGGTAAGGAATATGCGTGGTTTTCTTGGCAAGTGATTGGTCTTATGACTGTGTCTATTGTTGCCATCGCTTCGTTTATTAGGATTGAAAAGAAAACAGAAGAACCCATCTTACCAGTGAATCTGTTTGCTAACAAAATCTTTTCTTCGTTAAATGGTGTGGGTTTCTTGATGAGCGTCGGCATGTTTGGAGCGATCATGTTTGTGCCATTATTTATGCAAGGCGTAGTGGGGATTAGTCCCTCCGAATCAGGTGCAATCATGACACCGATGATGCTTACTATGATTTTGACGAGCGTAGTAGGCTCCCGAATGGTGTATCGTTGGGGTGTGAAAAAACAGATTTTAGTGGGTATGATTATCATGGCAACTGGCTTTGGGTTTTTGACTAGCATGGGAATTGACACAACTAAATTGACCGCTACTTCCTTTATGATGGTGATTGGTCTTGGGATGGGTCTGGTTATGCCAATTATCACGTTGGCCCTGCAAGAATCTTTCCCTAAATCCCAGCTTGGTGTTGTTACCTCTTCTAGTCAGTTCTTCCGTTCTATTGGGGGGACTTTCGGGGTAACCATCTTAGGTAGTGTCATGAATGCAAAATCTGCATCCCTTTTAACGGATTACCTATTGCCTCTCTTGCACAAGCTTCCATCCCAAGCAAAAGGAATGGTTGATCAAATTGCAATGGAGATTCATACGAACCCACAAGGCTTGTACTCCATGCTGTTTAGCCCAGAAGCAATGCAAAAAGTTCCTGAATCCGTTCGAGATCAGCTGATTCCTGTCCTGAAACATTCAATGGTAGAATCTTTACATGTCGTTTTTATGGTCAGCTTTGGTATCGTGTTGGTTGGGGCGATTTTAACCTTGTGGTTGCCACATATACCACTGGGTAGCGCTAGAAAAGTGACTCAGGAGAACAGTGTCAATGAGTCACCCCCTGTGATGGAAAAGTAA
- a CDS encoding DUF350 domain-containing protein — MPLMINFLIYAGTAFAMMLVGLVLFIVSTTKVKEFQLIATNNQAAALTLGGKMLGLAFVLGSAVANSVSLVDMVIWSGVGIVAQIIFFFLAEIITIRFSIREAIEKNNTAVGILLMMFSLSIGWIVGQCLTY, encoded by the coding sequence ATGCCTTTAATGATAAACTTTTTGATTTATGCGGGGACTGCCTTTGCCATGATGTTGGTTGGGTTGGTCCTGTTTATTGTTAGTACAACAAAAGTAAAAGAATTCCAATTGATTGCTACTAATAATCAGGCAGCAGCACTGACACTCGGTGGAAAAATGCTTGGTCTCGCTTTTGTGCTTGGTTCTGCTGTGGCCAACTCTGTGTCTCTAGTTGATATGGTCATTTGGAGCGGTGTTGGTATTGTAGCTCAAATTATCTTCTTCTTTTTAGCTGAAATCATAACCATTCGTTTTAGCATTCGAGAAGCGATTGAAAAGAATAATACTGCTGTTGGTATCCTCTTAATGATGTTCTCGTTATCTATTGGCTGGATAGTAGGGCAATGTCTAACCTATTAA
- a CDS encoding glutathionylspermidine synthase family protein, with protein sequence MNHKEKRKQFYQQIPHYWADLYGQEYSLYDVYPVTEREASAIRKATNRVGYIFFKTIKLLRQIDDELLLSLGFPASSLRFLRIRQLNMESVIARLDLVELDDRYVVLEINSDTPTFLKELFFVNDRICKEFGYNNPNEGEEKRLQKAVQGAILASLQDVVPNDVEPPHIVFTSHADNKEDRYTAEYLRDLAQLPSCYVPLHELQIVEDEGLYDAAGKRIDLLYRQTYPIEQMLVDYDPNTKEPVGEMLLELVAHRKLAMLNPISAFLLQSKAVQAVIWGLHEELHPFYTSEEHTWIAEHFLPTYLEPDLFREQGTAYVRKPAFGREGDTVQIIKDDAILYEDSNKSYTDYVSVYQKYVPLPTTYVQTAEKKVKGHLMIGSFLISGQASAFGFRIGGPITDNMAYFLPCGYKL encoded by the coding sequence ATGAACCATAAAGAGAAAAGAAAACAATTTTATCAGCAGATCCCACATTATTGGGCAGATTTATATGGACAAGAGTATAGTTTATACGACGTGTATCCTGTGACAGAACGAGAAGCGTCCGCGATCCGTAAAGCTACCAATCGAGTGGGATATATATTCTTCAAAACAATAAAGCTTTTACGTCAAATCGATGATGAATTGCTACTTTCTCTAGGCTTTCCCGCTAGCTCATTACGATTTTTGCGCATACGTCAATTGAATATGGAGAGTGTTATTGCCAGATTAGACCTCGTAGAGCTGGATGATCGGTATGTTGTGCTAGAAATCAATAGTGATACACCTACTTTTTTGAAGGAATTATTCTTCGTCAACGATAGGATATGTAAGGAATTTGGTTATAATAATCCCAACGAGGGGGAGGAAAAAAGGCTTCAAAAGGCTGTTCAAGGTGCTATTCTTGCAAGCTTACAGGACGTTGTGCCAAACGATGTAGAACCCCCTCATATTGTCTTTACCTCGCATGCAGATAATAAAGAAGATCGTTACACAGCAGAATATTTACGTGATCTGGCACAATTGCCTAGTTGCTATGTACCACTCCATGAGCTACAAATAGTCGAGGATGAGGGGTTATATGATGCAGCCGGAAAACGCATTGATCTTTTATATCGTCAAACATACCCCATTGAGCAGATGTTAGTGGATTATGATCCGAATACCAAAGAACCCGTAGGAGAGATGTTGCTAGAATTAGTAGCTCATCGTAAGTTGGCCATGCTTAATCCAATCTCCGCCTTTTTGTTGCAAAGTAAGGCGGTTCAGGCAGTAATCTGGGGTCTGCATGAGGAGCTTCACCCTTTTTATACAAGCGAAGAACATACTTGGATTGCCGAGCACTTTTTGCCCACTTATCTAGAACCTGATCTTTTCCGGGAACAGGGAACTGCTTATGTACGGAAACCTGCCTTTGGAAGAGAGGGTGATACAGTTCAGATTATTAAGGATGATGCGATTCTCTATGAAGATAGCAACAAGTCATACACCGATTACGTATCTGTCTATCAGAAATATGTACCACTTCCCACTACTTATGTTCAGACTGCTGAAAAAAAGGTGAAGGGGCATCTCATGATAGGAAGCTTTCTTATCAGTGGACAAGCATCTGCTTTTGGATTTCGAATAGGTGGACCCATTACAGACAACATGGCGTATTTTCTACCTTGTGGATATAAGCTATAA
- a CDS encoding DctP family TRAP transporter solute-binding subunit, whose product MKSFLGIFSFVIIGLLTAWFIGFSTELTAGSKPVDEEQNGFKQRVIIKFSHVVAENTPKGLAAEKFAQLVKEKTNDQVEVQVFPNGILYSDKEEFKALARGDIQMIAPAFSNLSNVIPEWLAFDLPFAYPDQNTIHRVFDGEIGKVLFQTLEQKNMQGLAFWSNGFKQMSSNQHPLLRPADFTGHTFRILPSKALESQFKLLGAKTVAMPFTEVYHNIESGYVNGQENTISNIFTKHLYQVQPYITISNHGYLGYAVIVNKDFWEKLEPHTRDLLTEALLETTAWNRQQAIEMDKQQLALLRRKKSVFIQTLTPAQKETWIRVLQPIYKQFEAPIGKELMQKIADLQVQK is encoded by the coding sequence TTGAAATCTTTTCTTGGCATTTTTTCATTTGTAATAATCGGACTTCTAACAGCCTGGTTTATTGGATTTAGTACGGAATTAACTGCCGGGTCAAAGCCTGTCGATGAGGAACAAAACGGATTTAAACAGCGAGTTATCATAAAATTTAGTCATGTTGTAGCGGAAAATACCCCAAAAGGCTTGGCTGCTGAAAAATTTGCCCAGTTAGTCAAAGAGAAAACGAACGATCAAGTGGAAGTACAAGTTTTTCCAAATGGCATTCTTTACTCAGACAAAGAGGAGTTCAAGGCTTTAGCTCGTGGGGATATTCAGATGATTGCCCCCGCTTTCTCCAATCTCTCCAACGTTATACCAGAATGGCTTGCCTTTGATTTACCATTTGCTTACCCAGATCAGAATACCATACATCGGGTCTTTGACGGAGAAATTGGCAAAGTCCTATTTCAAACGCTGGAGCAAAAAAACATGCAAGGACTTGCCTTCTGGAGCAATGGCTTTAAACAAATGAGTAGCAATCAGCACCCCTTGCTTCGTCCTGCTGATTTTACTGGACATACCTTTCGCATTTTGCCCAGTAAAGCCCTAGAGAGTCAATTTAAACTATTAGGGGCGAAAACCGTAGCGATGCCCTTCACCGAGGTGTATCATAATATTGAATCTGGCTACGTCAACGGACAAGAAAATACGATTTCTAACATTTTTACCAAGCATCTATATCAAGTTCAGCCTTATATAACAATCAGTAACCACGGTTATTTGGGTTATGCAGTCATTGTGAATAAAGATTTTTGGGAAAAGCTTGAACCACATACCCGTGACCTTTTAACAGAAGCTTTATTAGAAACAACTGCGTGGAATCGGCAGCAAGCCATCGAGATGGACAAACAGCAATTAGCTTTATTACGCCGGAAAAAGTCTGTTTTTATTCAAACGCTGACTCCCGCACAAAAAGAGACCTGGATTAGAGTGCTACAGCCGATTTACAAACAGTTTGAAGCACCTATTGGGAAGGAACTTATGCAAAAAATAGCGGATTTGCAGGTACAGAAGTAA
- a CDS encoding sensor histidine kinase, giving the protein MKILLKNLRLHWKITILSFGIVLFSLLIGGIIIIGKMSMEIETELGQRLLVTARTVAEIPAIGENMVKPDGWKPIQSTTKRIQIVNDVSYIVVLSMNRIRLSDVMEERIGTVFTGKEVEAAFAEHTFVQKVKGEQGIALRAYVPIMNTDHRQIGVVMTGHLLPTLYEMIANQKESITITLFLSLLFGMMGSWQLARHMKKQLLNLEPQEIARLLIERTATFQAMHEGVIAIDNALTITIFNEHAKRIFQVTGDVIGKKINEVIPDSRLPEILRLDQPIYNQELQMQHAVIWSNRVPIKVNNKTVGALAIFQDRTEFAKIAEELTGVKAFVEALRVQNHEHRNKMHTIAGLLQLNQADKALQYVFDVSEKHEELSSFLTENIYDDNLSGLLLSKVGRGKELGIHVEIDRKSRLYALPNRMDHHDFVLIIGNLVENAFDALVMSERPDKSLFISLHQDEESLSLMVEDNGLGMDAGTKARVFERGFTTKYQNNQGLGLYLVKTLVTKGSGEIMVDSTTGYGTTFVIQFPMKGEK; this is encoded by the coding sequence GTGAAGATTCTGCTCAAAAACTTACGACTTCATTGGAAAATAACGATTCTCTCCTTTGGTATTGTACTATTTTCTCTCTTAATTGGGGGAATTATTATTATTGGAAAAATGTCAATGGAGATTGAAACAGAACTGGGACAACGCTTGTTAGTCACTGCACGAACCGTTGCTGAAATACCCGCAATCGGAGAAAATATGGTAAAACCCGACGGTTGGAAACCAATTCAATCAACGACTAAACGTATCCAGATCGTGAACGATGTCAGCTATATCGTTGTTCTTTCGATGAATCGAATACGTCTGTCGGATGTGATGGAAGAGAGAATTGGCACAGTGTTTACCGGGAAAGAGGTGGAGGCAGCTTTTGCTGAACACACCTTTGTCCAGAAAGTAAAAGGGGAACAAGGGATAGCGTTACGTGCATACGTACCTATTATGAATACGGATCACCGTCAGATTGGCGTAGTTATGACTGGGCATTTGTTACCCACCTTATATGAAATGATTGCGAACCAAAAAGAGAGTATCACGATTACATTATTTCTATCCCTCTTGTTCGGTATGATGGGTTCATGGCAGTTGGCCCGTCATATGAAAAAGCAGTTGTTAAATCTGGAACCGCAGGAGATTGCCCGGCTATTAATTGAGCGCACCGCAACATTTCAAGCAATGCACGAAGGTGTCATTGCAATAGATAACGCTTTAACCATTACTATTTTTAACGAACATGCCAAGCGAATCTTCCAGGTTACAGGTGATGTCATTGGCAAAAAAATTAACGAGGTGATTCCTGATTCCAGATTACCGGAAATTTTGCGGTTAGATCAACCCATATATAATCAGGAATTGCAAATGCAGCATGCCGTCATTTGGTCCAACCGTGTTCCGATTAAAGTGAATAACAAAACGGTAGGTGCACTTGCCATCTTTCAGGATCGGACAGAGTTTGCCAAAATTGCTGAAGAATTAACCGGGGTCAAAGCGTTTGTAGAGGCTTTGCGAGTACAAAATCATGAACATCGAAACAAAATGCATACCATCGCGGGATTGCTTCAATTAAACCAAGCGGATAAAGCCTTGCAATATGTTTTTGATGTTTCAGAAAAGCATGAGGAGCTAAGTAGCTTTCTAACTGAAAATATCTACGATGATAATTTATCAGGATTGTTACTAAGCAAAGTAGGTCGTGGCAAAGAGTTGGGGATACATGTGGAAATAGATCGTAAAAGTAGACTCTACGCTTTACCTAACCGGATGGATCATCATGATTTTGTGCTCATCATCGGCAATCTGGTTGAAAATGCTTTTGATGCTTTAGTCATGTCAGAGCGGCCAGACAAGAGTTTGTTTATCAGCTTGCACCAAGATGAGGAGAGCCTATCTTTAATGGTAGAAGACAATGGATTAGGAATGGATGCAGGGACCAAAGCTCGTGTGTTTGAACGAGGATTTACGACCAAATACCAGAATAATCAAGGGCTAGGCCTATATCTAGTAAAAACGCTAGTCACTAAAGGGAGTGGCGAAATTATGGTTGATTCTACAACGGGTTACGGAACCACCTTTGTGATACAGTTTCCTATGAAAGGAGAGAAGTAA
- a CDS encoding response regulator codes for MFRVIIIEDDPMVQELHRQFIQQVEGFTVIGISSNGSEGLSMIKELQPDLAIMDIFMPSQNGIETIKQLRSGDNPVEIIVITAAKDMETIQIMIRHGAFDYIMKPFKFERIKQALENYSKYARQTGEQSTMSQSELDSLLFGQTLKQECQLGELPKGLNTLTMQQIKQFMLEQKQSMSAEEVAEQVGLARVTARRYLEHLERIQMVERDVQYGGVGRPVNRYLIRDKKQ; via the coding sequence ATGTTTCGGGTTATTATTATTGAGGATGATCCAATGGTGCAGGAGTTACATCGACAGTTTATCCAGCAAGTAGAGGGATTTACGGTTATTGGAATATCTTCTAATGGATCGGAAGGGCTTTCGATGATCAAAGAGCTACAGCCAGATTTGGCGATCATGGATATTTTCATGCCCTCTCAAAATGGAATAGAGACGATAAAACAACTGCGGAGTGGCGATAATCCAGTGGAAATCATAGTAATTACTGCTGCTAAAGATATGGAAACCATCCAGATCATGATTCGACACGGTGCATTTGACTATATTATGAAACCATTTAAATTCGAGCGAATAAAGCAAGCGCTGGAGAATTACAGTAAATATGCGAGACAGACTGGCGAACAGTCCACGATGTCGCAATCGGAACTAGATTCTCTCTTATTTGGACAAACCCTAAAACAAGAATGTCAGCTGGGGGAATTGCCAAAAGGCTTAAATACTCTCACGATGCAACAAATTAAACAATTCATGCTGGAGCAAAAACAGTCCATGTCCGCTGAGGAGGTAGCCGAACAAGTGGGTCTTGCGCGTGTCACAGCAAGACGTTACCTCGAACATCTGGAGCGTATACAGATGGTGGAACGTGATGTACAGTATGGTGGTGTTGGTAGGCCTGTGAATCGCTATTTAATAAGAGATAAAAAACAATAG